A single genomic interval of Nitrospirota bacterium harbors:
- a CDS encoding arsenosugar biosynthesis-associated peroxidase-like protein — MDTYYHPHDLGKFSDMGKGNKDLWDKFMAYYSAVFAEGALTEREKALIALAVAHAVQCPYCIDAYTQASLEKGSNIEEMTEAVHVACAIRGGASLAHGVQMRNVTDKLSM; from the coding sequence ATGGACACCTACTATCATCCCCATGATCTGGGGAAGTTTTCCGATATGGGCAAGGGGAACAAGGATCTCTGGGATAAGTTCATGGCCTACTACAGCGCCGTCTTTGCTGAAGGGGCTTTGACCGAGCGAGAGAAGGCCCTCATCGCACTTGCGGTCGCCCACGCCGTCCAATGCCCCTACTGCATCGACGCCTACACGCAAGCCTCCCTTGAGAAGGGATCGAACATTGAGGAAATGACGGAAGCGGTCCATGTCGCCTGCGCGATTAGAGGCGGCGCGTCGCTCGCGCACGGCGTCCAGATGCGTAACGTTACCGACAAGCTGTCGATGTGA
- a CDS encoding winged helix-turn-helix domain-containing protein has translation MEELTDILVGLEQRISAYKNRLQELEKKRRRLDDEIATIKKYLELAETLFRVEADKAKLASLSSQFYSDEKGGRQRPNTDVTDQSREILMGRSKYSGKSVSEAAYEMLREANRSMHAKELVQRLVEGGLQIKGKTPLTSVATSLKRDKRFRKVGPNTFEALEEALIHAV, from the coding sequence GTGGAAGAACTCACCGATATTTTGGTCGGTCTTGAGCAGCGAATTAGCGCGTACAAGAACCGGCTGCAAGAACTTGAAAAGAAACGTCGTCGTCTGGACGACGAAATCGCTACGATTAAAAAATATTTGGAATTGGCAGAAACGCTCTTTCGTGTTGAAGCCGATAAAGCCAAACTCGCCAGTCTTTCTAGCCAATTCTACTCCGATGAAAAAGGCGGCCGGCAACGACCCAATACGGATGTTACGGATCAATCGCGGGAAATTCTCATGGGCCGGAGTAAGTACTCCGGGAAGAGTGTTTCTGAAGCCGCCTACGAAATGCTCCGTGAGGCGAATCGATCGATGCATGCAAAAGAACTTGTGCAACGATTGGTCGAAGGGGGTCTCCAGATTAAGGGGAAGACTCCGTTAACATCTGTCGCGACGTCTTTGAAGCGCGATAAGCGGTTTAGGAAAGTGGGTCCTAATACGTTTGAGGCATTGGAAGAAGCCCTGATCCACGCAGTGTAG